One genomic segment of [Phormidium] sp. ETS-05 includes these proteins:
- a CDS encoding methylenetetrahydrofolate reductase, with the protein MSRFRQAVRGGEFLITAEVMPPKGADPAHMLNMAKCLKDRVHAVNVTDGSRAVMRMSSMAAAVILLQQGIEPICQFACRDRNQIALQADLMGVHALGIRNVLALTGDPVKAGDHPHAKSVFDLEGVRLLQAIAKLNRGVDWNDKPLTDGATDLFAGAAVDPQSKSWSGLQRRFEKKLEAGAQFFQSQLVCDFDQLDKFMTKIASQTDKPILAGIFLLKSAKNAEFINRNVPGVQIPQHIIDRLAAAHDPLREGVAIAAEQVQLARGLCHGVHMMAVRREDLIPEILDLAGIPTLTTSVAVV; encoded by the coding sequence CTGTCCCGGTTTCGGCAAGCAGTGAGAGGGGGTGAATTTTTGATTACCGCCGAGGTAATGCCTCCCAAGGGAGCGGATCCGGCTCATATGCTGAATATGGCTAAATGCCTCAAAGACAGAGTGCATGCGGTGAATGTCACCGATGGTAGTAGAGCCGTGATGCGGATGTCTTCGATGGCGGCGGCGGTGATTTTACTCCAGCAGGGGATTGAGCCGATTTGCCAGTTTGCCTGCCGCGATCGCAACCAAATTGCCCTGCAAGCGGACTTGATGGGAGTGCATGCTTTGGGTATTCGCAATGTGCTGGCTCTCACTGGCGACCCGGTGAAAGCGGGGGACCACCCCCATGCGAAATCGGTATTTGATTTGGAGGGAGTGCGTCTGCTGCAAGCGATCGCCAAACTCAATCGCGGCGTTGACTGGAACGATAAACCCCTCACCGACGGCGCCACGGACTTGTTTGCCGGAGCAGCGGTGGACCCCCAAAGTAAGAGCTGGTCTGGTTTGCAGCGGCGGTTTGAGAAGAAACTGGAAGCTGGAGCCCAGTTTTTTCAAAGTCAGTTGGTGTGCGATTTTGACCAGTTGGATAAGTTTATGACCAAGATTGCCAGCCAAACTGACAAGCCAATTTTGGCGGGGATTTTCCTACTCAAGTCGGCGAAAAACGCTGAATTCATCAATCGCAACGTGCCGGGAGTGCAAATCCCCCAACATATTATTGACCGGTTGGCGGCTGCCCATGACCCCCTGCGCGAAGGCGTGGCGATCGCTGCCGAGCAAGTGCAGTTGGCTCGCGGGCTCTGCCACGGCGTTCATATGATGGCGGTCCGGCGGGAAGACCTGATTCCCGAAATCCTCGATTTAGCGGGCATTCCCACCCTGACTACCTCGGTGGCGGTTGTATAA
- a CDS encoding Uma2 family endonuclease, with protein sequence MTETATQIELEKPLPDHTQLPESDGTFVKNFQEHPQSIILTDSIGPVLERLHPDGQYAIGQDSGIYWRQTDPPEQGAVAPDWFYIPNVPPLLDGRYRRSYVLWQEYIRPLIVLELASGDGTEERDKTPISRSPEGKAVKPGKFWIYEQVMRIPYYGIYQIITGELEVYRLVNGYYEQMSPNARGHYEITPLGVELGLWQGSYQNQAQLWLRWWDTDGNLLLTGAERTEVERARADRAEQQAQSAEERARSAQEQAQSAEERAQAAEQRAEMVLQAQRNAISRLLGMGLTIEEVATTLSLTPEEVRQQQPQP encoded by the coding sequence ATGACTGAAACAGCTACTCAAATCGAACTGGAAAAGCCTTTGCCAGACCATACTCAATTACCAGAGTCAGACGGCACATTTGTGAAAAACTTTCAGGAGCATCCCCAAAGTATCATTCTGACTGATTCTATCGGTCCAGTGCTAGAACGCCTCCACCCGGATGGCCAATATGCGATCGGACAAGACAGCGGTATCTACTGGCGACAAACTGACCCACCGGAACAAGGAGCAGTGGCTCCCGATTGGTTCTATATCCCCAACGTCCCACCTTTACTCGACGGTCGATATCGCCGCTCCTACGTGTTATGGCAAGAATATATTCGCCCGTTAATTGTGTTGGAATTGGCATCGGGGGATGGCACGGAAGAACGGGACAAAACCCCCATATCCCGCTCCCCGGAAGGCAAGGCAGTTAAACCGGGGAAATTTTGGATTTACGAACAAGTGATGCGGATTCCTTATTATGGAATTTACCAAATTATCACTGGCGAGCTGGAGGTTTACCGGTTGGTGAATGGCTATTATGAGCAGATGTCACCAAACGCGAGAGGGCATTATGAGATTACCCCGTTGGGGGTAGAATTAGGATTGTGGCAGGGGAGCTACCAAAATCAAGCCCAACTATGGCTCCGGTGGTGGGATACAGATGGTAATCTGTTACTCACGGGCGCGGAACGCACCGAAGTGGAACGAGCCCGAGCCGATCGAGCCGAACAGCAAGCCCAATCCGCCGAAGAACGAGCCCGATCGGCCCAAGAGCAAGCCCAATCCGCCGAAGAACGAGCCCAAGCTGCCGAACAACGAGCAGAGATGGTACTCCAGGCTCAAAGAAATGCTATTTCTCGATTATTAGGGATGGGCTTGACGATCGAAGAAGTGGCGACAACTCTCAGCTTAACGCCCGAAGAAGTCCGCCAACAGCAACCACAACCATAA
- the ftsH2 gene encoding ATP-dependent zinc metalloprotease FtsH2, which translates to MKISWRILLLWTLPALVIGFFVWQGAFSAGVPNMSQNTASTRMSYGRFLEYLDADRITSVDLFEGGRTAIVQATDPELDNRVQRLRVDLPGNAPELISRLREENVNFDIHPPSTNGAIWGLLGNLIFPVLLIVGLFFLFRRSNNLPGGPGQAMNFGKSRARFSMEAKTGVMFDDVAGIEEAKEELQEVVTFLKKPERFTAVGARIPKGVLLVGPPGTGKTLLAKAIAGEAGVPFFSISGSEFVEMFVGVGASRVRDLFKKAKENAPCIIFIDEIDAVGRQRGAGIGGGNDEREQTLNQLLTEMDGFEGNTGIIIIAATNRPDVLDSALLRPGRFDRQVTVDSPDIKGRLEILNVHARNKKLADEISLEAIARRTPGFTGADLANLLNEAAILTARRRKEAMTMVEIDDAIDRVIAGMEGTPLVDSKSKRLIAYHEVGHALVGTLLKEHDPVQKVTLIPRGQAQGLTWFMPMEEQGLITKSQLMARITGALGGRAAEQVIFGDAEVTTGAGNDLQQVTGMARQMVTRFGMSDLGPLSLETQQGEVFLGRDWMTRSEYSEEIASRIDAQVRAIVEHCYQKACQMMRDNRAVIDRLVDLLIEKESIDGDEFRQLVAEYAEVPEKERYVPII; encoded by the coding sequence ATGAAAATCTCCTGGAGAATACTGTTACTTTGGACTTTACCGGCTTTGGTAATCGGGTTTTTTGTATGGCAGGGAGCATTTTCGGCTGGGGTGCCGAATATGTCGCAGAACACTGCCAGCACCCGGATGAGCTACGGTAGATTTTTAGAATACCTGGATGCCGATCGCATCACCAGCGTGGACCTGTTTGAGGGGGGACGGACGGCGATCGTCCAAGCCACAGACCCAGAACTGGACAACCGGGTGCAGCGTCTGCGGGTGGACTTACCGGGAAATGCCCCCGAGTTAATTTCCCGCCTGCGGGAAGAAAATGTCAACTTTGACATCCACCCCCCCAGCACTAATGGCGCCATCTGGGGACTATTGGGCAATTTAATTTTTCCAGTGTTATTAATTGTGGGGCTATTTTTCCTGTTCCGCCGCTCCAACAACCTCCCTGGCGGACCGGGACAGGCGATGAACTTCGGCAAATCTCGGGCGCGGTTCTCAATGGAAGCCAAAACCGGGGTGATGTTTGACGATGTAGCCGGTATTGAAGAAGCCAAAGAAGAACTGCAAGAAGTCGTTACCTTCCTGAAAAAACCAGAACGGTTCACCGCCGTGGGGGCTCGCATTCCCAAAGGGGTGCTGCTGGTAGGCCCGCCGGGGACGGGGAAAACTCTGCTAGCGAAAGCGATCGCCGGGGAAGCGGGAGTACCCTTTTTCAGCATCTCTGGTAGTGAATTTGTGGAAATGTTTGTGGGCGTGGGTGCTTCCCGCGTGCGCGACTTGTTCAAAAAAGCTAAAGAAAACGCTCCCTGTATCATCTTTATTGATGAAATTGACGCCGTGGGACGCCAACGGGGCGCTGGTATCGGCGGCGGTAACGATGAGCGGGAGCAAACCCTCAACCAGTTGCTGACAGAAATGGACGGTTTTGAGGGCAATACTGGGATTATCATTATTGCTGCTACCAACCGCCCGGATGTGCTGGACTCGGCGTTATTGCGTCCGGGGCGGTTCGATCGCCAGGTGACGGTGGACTCGCCGGATATCAAAGGTCGTCTGGAAATCCTCAATGTCCATGCTCGCAACAAGAAACTCGCCGACGAGATATCTTTGGAAGCGATCGCCCGTCGGACGCCCGGTTTCACCGGAGCGGACTTGGCCAACTTGCTCAATGAAGCGGCGATTTTAACCGCTCGCCGTCGCAAAGAAGCGATGACGATGGTGGAAATTGATGATGCGATCGACCGGGTAATCGCCGGGATGGAAGGAACGCCGTTAGTTGATAGCAAGAGCAAACGGTTAATTGCTTACCACGAAGTGGGTCACGCTCTGGTAGGGACTTTGCTCAAAGAGCATGACCCAGTACAGAAAGTGACATTAATTCCTCGCGGTCAAGCTCAGGGTTTAACCTGGTTTATGCCGATGGAAGAGCAAGGTTTGATTACCAAATCGCAACTGATGGCGCGCATTACCGGAGCTTTAGGCGGTCGCGCTGCGGAGCAGGTGATTTTTGGTGATGCGGAAGTCACCACCGGTGCGGGTAATGACTTGCAACAGGTGACGGGAATGGCTCGCCAAATGGTGACGCGGTTCGGGATGTCTGATTTAGGCCCGTTGTCTCTGGAAACCCAACAGGGAGAGGTATTTTTGGGTCGTGACTGGATGACCCGATCGGAATATTCCGAGGAAATTGCCTCCCGCATCGATGCGCAAGTGCGGGCGATCGTTGAGCATTGCTATCAAAAAGCCTGCCAGATGATGCGGGATAACCGCGCCGTCATCGATCGCCTCGTGGATTTGCTGATTGAGAAAGAAAGCATCGACGGTGACGAATTCCGCCAGCTCGTAGCCGAATACGCCGAAGTGCCAGAGAAAGAGCGCTACGTCCCCATCATTTAA
- a CDS encoding DUF429 domain-containing protein: MKFLGIDFGWQCGASGLCCLSWENDRLQLLDLDRRESIADILAWVERWAEKESAIVAVDAPTIITNATGMRTADRLTHKYFGRYHAGAYPANLRSRFAARTVAFGHSLAAQGFAHAPTITPRTPGRYQIEVYPHPAIVNLFGLNQILKYKKGTLAQRQLELAKLHQYIGEILPISEPPLAPDTIGKIPQLYTSRGDSRISPTLKTFKAIEDQLDAILCAYIGAHWWYWGNERNLVLGSVEEGYIVIPAAHAEKLDQ, from the coding sequence ATGAAATTTCTGGGGATTGATTTTGGCTGGCAGTGTGGTGCCAGTGGTTTGTGCTGTTTGAGCTGGGAAAATGACCGCTTGCAACTATTAGATTTAGACCGCAGGGAGAGCATCGCCGATATCTTGGCGTGGGTGGAGCGTTGGGCAGAAAAGGAAAGTGCGATCGTGGCTGTGGATGCTCCCACCATCATTACCAATGCTACGGGGATGAGAACAGCCGATCGGCTGACGCACAAATATTTTGGACGCTATCACGCCGGAGCCTATCCCGCCAATCTCCGGTCTCGATTTGCCGCTCGCACTGTGGCATTTGGCCATAGTCTGGCGGCGCAAGGTTTCGCCCATGCACCCACCATAACACCCCGCACCCCAGGACGCTACCAAATCGAGGTTTATCCCCATCCCGCCATTGTCAATCTTTTTGGTTTAAACCAAATTTTAAAATACAAAAAAGGCACCTTAGCCCAGAGGCAATTAGAATTAGCCAAACTGCACCAATATATAGGCGAGATTTTACCCATCTCCGAGCCCCCATTAGCTCCCGACACCATTGGCAAAATCCCCCAACTATACACCAGTAGGGGAGATTCGCGAATCTCCCCTACTCTCAAAACCTTCAAAGCCATAGAAGACCAACTCGATGCTATATTGTGCGCCTATATCGGGGCGCATTGGTGGTATTGGGGCAACGAGCGTAACTTAGTTTTAGGCAGTGTAGAGGAAGGTTATATCGTGATTCCCGCTGCCCATGCAGAAAAGCTAGACCAATAA
- a CDS encoding Npun_R2479 family HD domain-containing metalloprotein encodes MFNSTEILIDAFVEQLKDGYHRTYGGYKPDYAEILAWAGGMALENISNSDALYHNVEHTILVTLVGQEILRGKHIREGGVSCEDWLHYIISLLCHDIGYVKGVCRQDSKELGLYATGIDGKRVSLPPGATDASLTPYHVDRGKLFIQERFGGHRLIDAELIKRNIELTRFPVPSDEDHKDTVNYSGLVRAADLIGQLSDPRYLQKIAALFYEFEETGTNKALGYHHPGDLRDNYSKFYWHGVYPFIKNALSYLELTQEGKQIMANLYSNVFRVEHSESERTPAAVA; translated from the coding sequence GTGTTTAATTCCACTGAAATCCTGATTGACGCTTTCGTGGAACAGCTAAAAGATGGCTACCACCGCACCTATGGCGGCTACAAACCCGACTACGCGGAAATTCTAGCGTGGGCGGGGGGGATGGCCCTGGAAAATATCTCTAACAGCGACGCTCTCTATCACAACGTCGAACATACCATCCTAGTCACATTGGTTGGCCAAGAAATTCTGCGGGGCAAGCACATCCGTGAGGGTGGAGTTTCCTGTGAAGACTGGCTGCACTATATCATTTCCCTGCTTTGCCACGATATCGGCTATGTCAAAGGCGTTTGCCGTCAAGACTCCAAAGAGTTGGGACTTTACGCCACCGGTATTGACGGTAAAAGGGTATCTCTCCCCCCAGGGGCTACTGATGCCAGTTTGACTCCCTATCATGTCGATCGGGGCAAATTGTTCATCCAAGAACGTTTTGGCGGACACCGGCTCATCGATGCCGAACTGATCAAGCGTAACATCGAGCTTACCCGTTTCCCTGTGCCTTCTGATGAAGACCACAAAGACACGGTAAACTACTCTGGCTTGGTACGTGCGGCGGACCTCATCGGCCAGTTGAGTGACCCCCGCTACCTCCAGAAAATTGCTGCCTTGTTCTATGAATTTGAAGAAACCGGCACCAACAAAGCTCTAGGATACCACCACCCCGGCGATTTGCGTGATAATTACTCCAAGTTTTACTGGCATGGTGTCTATCCTTTCATCAAAAATGCCCTGAGCTACTTGGAGCTGACCCAAGAAGGCAAGCAAATTATGGCCAATCTTTACAGCAATGTTTTCCGGGTAGAACATTCTGAGTCTGAACGCACTCCCGCAGCGGTGGCTTGA
- a CDS encoding prohibitin family protein, with protein sequence MSQNMPQQNAKVSFPDGFSLQAKAIGIAAALGTVVVGILLVRGLAIIRSGYVGVVETAGLVASQPLKPGIHWLNPFGSIEVYSTRIQDIKETIEATSLEGLSFNIEVSLQYHIDPENVIETYKQVGDDEEEIVVSRFRSIVRMVTAQYPIEAIYSVKRQEVSDHLRDSLTKEIEPLGLIVNAVYLREVVLPESLRASIQATLNAQQAKKRLAAQIEQAKQEAERKRIEARGEADAHAILAKGVTPTILQLRSIEAMEKLAASNNTKVLIMGGGNEQVPLINLGN encoded by the coding sequence ATGTCTCAAAATATGCCTCAGCAAAATGCCAAGGTATCGTTCCCAGACGGTTTTAGTCTCCAAGCGAAAGCGATCGGTATTGCTGCTGCGCTCGGAACTGTTGTTGTCGGCATCTTGCTCGTTCGCGGTCTCGCTATTATTAGATCGGGTTATGTCGGAGTAGTTGAGACTGCTGGCCTGGTGGCATCTCAACCATTAAAACCAGGTATTCATTGGCTTAATCCCTTCGGTAGCATCGAGGTCTATTCAACGCGCATTCAAGATATTAAAGAAACCATTGAGGCGACTTCTTTAGAAGGCTTAAGCTTTAATATCGAGGTCAGTCTGCAATATCATATTGACCCGGAAAATGTGATAGAAACCTATAAACAGGTGGGAGATGATGAAGAAGAAATCGTTGTTTCTCGCTTCCGTTCCATTGTCCGGATGGTTACGGCTCAATATCCGATCGAGGCAATTTATTCGGTCAAGCGTCAAGAGGTTTCCGATCACCTGCGAGACAGCTTAACCAAAGAGATTGAACCGTTGGGATTAATTGTCAATGCCGTCTATCTTCGTGAGGTGGTTTTGCCAGAATCTTTACGGGCATCTATTCAGGCAACCCTCAATGCCCAACAGGCGAAAAAGCGCCTCGCCGCCCAGATCGAACAAGCGAAACAAGAAGCGGAACGCAAGCGCATTGAAGCCCGAGGAGAAGCCGATGCTCATGCCATTCTCGCCAAAGGAGTAACGCCGACAATTCTGCAATTGCGCTCGATTGAGGCAATGGAGAAATTGGCCGCGTCGAACAATACGAAAGTGTTGATTATGGGGGGAGGAAACGAGCAAGTTCCGTTGATTAATTTGGGGAACTGA
- a CDS encoding ARPP-1 family domain-containing protein has protein sequence MEYKNLVPAAFDLSPYRFGMPQQSGPMTVVPVFGLDRQTGFTGPMSGLKLSQVTGYGKMELANPGETGVAIVPLHMGYIQDQAQNHALCRSAFIAAGQKLLFEDACCVQAAQGGYLEGREQWFFILPVQLRDRALQLRGEQSYSKLWGDIAVLNQQFGLPDRGHLEQIITKQRAFLTQYQSRLELLPGQTGALFLINHKLAGIEIAPSAAYFAEMWMPLTCFCYGTAAMYWEQKTPLKTADVAPFPARNLTELRQQLEQSRTQLRQRVQNDLAQTPKEMFELIEEERFLEMRLHTATSENFAGQFVEEDGALLYASIFAKPHYLNN, from the coding sequence ATGGAATACAAAAATTTAGTGCCAGCAGCATTTGACCTGTCCCCGTATCGGTTCGGAATGCCACAACAGTCGGGGCCGATGACGGTGGTGCCTGTATTTGGGCTCGATCGCCAAACCGGCTTCACCGGGCCAATGTCGGGGTTAAAACTGTCTCAAGTCACGGGTTATGGGAAGATGGAATTAGCGAACCCGGGGGAAACTGGGGTGGCGATCGTGCCGTTGCATATGGGCTATATTCAGGACCAAGCCCAAAACCATGCTTTGTGTCGGTCTGCCTTTATCGCCGCTGGCCAAAAACTGCTATTTGAGGATGCTTGTTGCGTCCAAGCGGCTCAGGGGGGTTATTTGGAAGGACGAGAGCAGTGGTTTTTCATCCTCCCGGTGCAACTGCGCGATCGAGCCTTACAACTGCGCGGCGAACAAAGCTATAGCAAACTCTGGGGAGATATTGCCGTCCTAAACCAGCAATTTGGGTTGCCCGATCGAGGCCATTTAGAGCAGATTATCACCAAACAGCGCGCTTTTCTCACCCAATATCAAAGCCGCTTAGAACTGCTCCCCGGCCAAACCGGCGCCTTATTCCTAATTAACCATAAATTAGCAGGCATAGAAATTGCCCCCAGCGCCGCTTATTTCGCCGAAATGTGGATGCCTTTAACCTGCTTCTGCTACGGCACCGCCGCCATGTATTGGGAGCAAAAAACACCCCTGAAAACCGCCGATGTAGCACCTTTTCCCGCCCGCAACCTCACGGAACTGCGGCAACAACTAGAACAAAGCCGCACTCAGTTGCGCCAAAGGGTGCAAAATGACCTGGCTCAAACTCCCAAAGAAATGTTTGAGCTGATAGAAGAAGAGCGGTTTCTGGAAATGCGGCTACATACCGCCACTAGCGAAAACTTCGCCGGTCAGTTTGTGGAAGAAGATGGCGCGCTCCTTTATGCTTCCATTTTCGCCAAACCCCACTATCTGAATAATTGA
- a CDS encoding DUF6141 family protein, translated as MENPKEEPMATEIGIKEKNDATLLYREVQQFRQFWIWLVLLVSSVSCLGAAVMPFFLKESGENVILNIILIVFGVIYGIFLPAVVYVTKLTTEVRTDGLYLSFYPILFYQIKIPYENVVKCDVKKYYPLRDYGGWGVRYGPKGKAYNVSGDRGVQLELANGERILIGSGNPEQLATAIGFYVRK; from the coding sequence GTGGAAAATCCCAAAGAGGAGCCGATGGCAACCGAGATTGGTATCAAGGAAAAAAACGACGCCACGCTCCTTTACCGCGAGGTGCAGCAGTTTCGCCAGTTTTGGATTTGGTTGGTGCTTTTGGTCAGCTCCGTAAGCTGTCTAGGAGCTGCAGTGATGCCGTTTTTTCTCAAGGAATCCGGGGAAAATGTCATCCTTAATATAATTTTAATTGTTTTTGGGGTAATTTATGGGATATTCTTGCCTGCGGTTGTCTATGTGACTAAATTAACCACAGAAGTCCGCACCGATGGGCTGTATCTTAGTTTTTATCCGATTTTATTTTATCAGATAAAAATTCCCTATGAAAATGTAGTTAAATGTGACGTGAAAAAATACTATCCTCTGCGAGATTATGGGGGCTGGGGCGTGCGCTACGGACCGAAGGGGAAGGCTTACAATGTCAGCGGCGATCGGGGTGTGCAATTAGAACTCGCCAATGGGGAAAGAATCCTGATTGGTTCGGGCAATCCCGAACAGCTCGCCACTGCCATCGGTTTTTATGTGAGAAAATAA
- the trpS gene encoding tryptophan--tRNA ligase, whose translation MGKKRVLSGVQPTGNLHLGNYLGAIRNWVAGQSEYENFFCVVDLHAITVPHNPESLAEDTYTIAALYLACGIDLAHATIFVQSHVSAHSELAWLLNCVTPLNWLQDMIQFKEKAVKQGENVSTGLLDYPVLMAADILLYQADKVPVGEDQKQHLELTRDIAARFNHQFGKKKEPVLKLPEPLIRGEGARVMSLTDGTKKMSKSDPSELSRINLLDSPDTIAKKIKRCKTDLPKGLVFDDPERPECHNLLTIYMLVSGKTKEEVAAECADMGWGQFKPVLTEATIAALQPIQEKYHALMQEPGYLEGVLRQGREKASAIANETLTKVKVALGYSLPV comes from the coding sequence ATGGGCAAAAAGCGTGTTCTGTCTGGAGTTCAACCCACTGGTAATTTGCATTTAGGCAACTATTTGGGGGCGATTCGCAATTGGGTGGCGGGTCAAAGCGAGTATGAGAATTTCTTCTGTGTGGTGGATTTGCACGCGATTACGGTGCCCCACAACCCGGAGAGTTTGGCGGAGGATACATACACGATCGCGGCGCTTTACTTAGCTTGCGGTATCGATTTGGCTCATGCAACGATTTTCGTGCAGTCCCACGTATCGGCGCACAGCGAGCTAGCGTGGTTACTTAACTGCGTGACGCCGCTAAACTGGCTGCAAGATATGATCCAGTTTAAGGAAAAGGCGGTGAAGCAGGGGGAAAATGTCAGTACCGGGTTGTTGGATTATCCGGTATTGATGGCGGCGGATATTTTACTTTACCAAGCGGATAAAGTGCCGGTGGGGGAAGACCAAAAGCAGCATTTGGAACTGACGCGGGATATCGCGGCGCGGTTTAACCACCAATTTGGCAAGAAGAAAGAGCCGGTATTGAAGCTGCCAGAACCCTTGATTAGAGGGGAAGGGGCGCGGGTGATGAGTTTGACGGACGGGACAAAGAAGATGTCAAAGTCGGATCCGTCGGAATTAAGCCGGATTAATTTGTTGGATTCGCCGGATACGATCGCCAAAAAAATCAAGCGCTGCAAAACAGACTTACCCAAGGGTTTGGTGTTTGACGACCCGGAGCGTCCCGAATGCCACAACTTGCTAACAATTTATATGCTAGTGAGCGGCAAAACCAAGGAAGAAGTAGCGGCGGAATGCGCAGATATGGGCTGGGGTCAATTCAAACCGGTGCTGACGGAAGCGACGATCGCGGCGCTGCAACCGATTCAAGAAAAGTATCACGCCCTGATGCAGGAGCCCGGTTATTTAGAGGGAGTGCTGCGCCAAGGAAGGGAAAAAGCGTCGGCAATTGCCAATGAGACTCTGACCAAAGTTAAAGTGGCGCTGGGTTATTCCCTGCCAGTTTAA
- a CDS encoding VWA domain-containing protein: MDASKFLQHLQQWDEPFTLGRSDRGPLFNDEAIHQDAYAYNPEMYALWSLAPLVLPSQQVRVLFQLLRSSRAGMAPELRHTLDRVTTFLLKAIDPDAVLTVFLSLRRVRANHKHATKAILDYILNHPHSLELALSRRPAVVDSLEHASGKNPTRASAKMLLGTKPAQETYLHRHLLKFGRDGEAVKSLFNYLYGEERYGGNGDYRGEYQRYSALLQARVERPATITATNRGDISATLVHIYRGGSSPELQAGLDNYVVKAAKELPRFDGKVALVLDASASTRGYGQREFCNISQSVALQLLLEQCCTSLEVVNVGGAGPIPQPEGTTDLAGALISALEGEPDLVAIASDGYENLYPGDLARVAATLPQLGIHTPVVFCHSKFTGSDDLSQRQPDPHLPQLEFWHENDFENLLVTLFAMAKPQLSEPGLRQFFLAKLERLLAIG; the protein is encoded by the coding sequence ATGGATGCCAGCAAATTTCTACAACACCTGCAGCAATGGGACGAACCGTTTACCCTAGGGCGTTCCGATCGCGGTCCGCTATTCAATGACGAAGCCATCCACCAAGACGCTTACGCCTACAACCCGGAAATGTATGCCCTATGGAGCTTAGCGCCCTTGGTGTTACCCAGCCAGCAAGTACGGGTATTGTTCCAACTGCTGCGATCGTCCCGCGCTGGGATGGCCCCGGAACTGCGCCACACCTTAGATCGTGTGACCACTTTTTTGCTCAAAGCCATAGACCCAGATGCAGTTTTAACCGTATTTCTATCCCTGCGTCGGGTGCGAGCCAACCACAAACACGCCACTAAGGCCATTCTAGACTACATTCTCAACCATCCCCACTCCTTAGAACTGGCGCTTAGTCGTCGTCCGGCAGTAGTGGACTCTTTGGAACACGCCTCGGGCAAAAACCCTACCCGCGCCAGTGCCAAGATGCTTTTGGGCACTAAACCAGCCCAGGAAACCTACCTACACCGCCATTTACTGAAATTTGGGCGGGATGGTGAGGCGGTGAAATCTCTGTTTAACTATCTGTATGGGGAGGAGCGTTATGGCGGTAATGGCGACTACCGAGGGGAGTATCAGCGTTATAGCGCCTTGTTGCAAGCAAGGGTAGAACGTCCCGCTACTATCACCGCCACCAACCGGGGGGATATTTCGGCGACGCTGGTTCACATTTACCGAGGAGGCAGCTCTCCAGAATTACAAGCGGGTTTGGATAACTATGTGGTGAAAGCAGCCAAAGAGTTGCCCCGGTTTGACGGCAAAGTGGCTTTAGTTTTGGATGCTTCGGCTTCGACGCGGGGTTACGGACAGCGGGAATTTTGTAATATTTCCCAGTCGGTAGCTTTGCAGTTGCTGTTGGAGCAATGCTGCACCAGTTTGGAAGTGGTGAATGTGGGGGGTGCGGGTCCCATTCCTCAACCAGAAGGCACTACGGACCTGGCTGGGGCGCTGATATCGGCTCTGGAAGGGGAACCGGATCTGGTGGCGATCGCCTCCGACGGTTACGAAAACCTCTATCCCGGAGACTTAGCCCGAGTTGCTGCCACATTACCCCAGTTGGGTATCCACACCCCAGTGGTTTTCTGCCATAGCAAATTTACCGGTAGCGACGACCTCAGCCAGCGGCAACCAGATCCCCACCTGCCCCAGTTGGAATTCTGGCATGAAAATGATTTTGAAAATCTGTTGGTGACTTTATTTGCAATGGCCAAACCCCAGTTAAGCGAGCCCGGTTTGCGGCAATTTTTCTTAGCTAAATTAGAGCGCCTGCTGGCCATTGGTTGA
- a CDS encoding gluconokinase, with protein MGVTGSGKTTVGQELAAVLHWPFFDADVFHSPANIAKMSSGIPLTDADRMPWLMAISEAINNCLGENQNAVFACSALKAAYRNILHLSESDVKLVYLQGDFNLLYRRLQQRQNHFMKPDMLRSQLDTLEEPTPQEALYVNVGQTLEAIVHHITTTLGL; from the coding sequence ATGGGCGTTACCGGGTCAGGCAAAACCACTGTAGGTCAAGAGCTAGCCGCCGTTTTGCACTGGCCTTTTTTTGATGCTGATGTCTTCCACTCACCGGCAAATATCGCCAAAATGAGCAGCGGTATTCCCCTCACTGATGCAGATAGGATGCCTTGGCTAATGGCAATATCTGAGGCGATTAACAATTGCTTGGGGGAAAATCAAAATGCGGTGTTTGCTTGTTCAGCACTGAAAGCAGCTTACCGCAATATTTTGCATTTATCCGAGTCCGATGTCAAGCTGGTTTATCTCCAAGGTGATTTTAATTTGCTTTACCGGCGACTGCAACAGCGTCAAAACCACTTTATGAAACCGGACATGCTGCGCAGTCAGTTGGACACTCTCGAAGAACCAACGCCCCAAGAGGCTCTCTACGTCAATGTTGGTCAGACTTTAGAGGCGATCGTCCATCACATCACCACCACCCTCGGACTTTAG